Proteins co-encoded in one Arachis hypogaea cultivar Tifrunner chromosome 11, arahy.Tifrunner.gnm2.J5K5, whole genome shotgun sequence genomic window:
- the LOC112720221 gene encoding syntaxin-52: MASSSDSWMKEYNEAVKLADDINGMISERSSLSTSGPEAQRHASAIRRKITILGTRLDSLQSLLSKVPGKSEKEMNRRRETLTNLRSKVNQMASTLNMSNFANRDSLFGPEIKPDAMSRTVGLDNSGLVGLQRQIMKEQDEGLEKLEETVVSTKHIALAVNEELSLHTRLIDDLDEHVDVTDSRLRRVQKNLAVLNKRTKGGCSCLCMLLAVVGIVVLVVVIWLLVKYL; this comes from the exons ATGGCATCGTCATCAGACTCATGGATGAAGGAATATAATGAAGCAGTGAAACTCGCCGATGATATCAATGGCATGATTTCTGAGCGGAGTTCATTATCAACATCTGGACCAGAAGCTCAGCGTCATGCATCTGCTATAAGAAGGAAGATTACTATCTTAGGGACCAGACTTGATAGCTTGCAATCCCTTTTATCTAAAGTCCCTGGAAA ATCTGAGAAGGAGATGAATCGCCGCAGGGAAACACTTACAAATTTGAGGTCAAAAGTTAACCAAATGGCTTCAACACTGAACATGTCAAACTTTGCAAATAGGGATAGTTTATTTGGTCCTGAAATAAAACCAGATGCAATGAGCAGAACTGTTGGCCTGGATAACAGTGGACTCGTTGGACTTCAAAGGCAAATTATGAAAG AGCAAGATGAAGGCCTTGAAAAATTGGAGGAGACTGTTGTAAGTACAAAGCACATTGCATTAGCAGTGAATGAAGAGCTGAGTCTACACACTAGACTAATT GATGACTTGGACGAACATGTAGATGTTACAGATTCTCGTCTAAGG CGTGTCCAGAAGAACTTGGCAGTTTTAAACAAACGTACCAAGGGTGGTTGCTCCTGCTTGTGCATGCTTTTAGCAGTGGTTGGGATAGTGGTTTTGGTGGTTGTGATATGGTTGTTGGTCAAATATTTGTAG